CCGGGGGCGTATGAATAAATCGGCTCGTTGGTCGGGTGAGCCATACGGTAGTTACCCATGGTTATTCCTCCTGGATGATTTCATCGTAGCGTAGTCTTCCGACAAAACAGGGGCATATGCCTTGATACGCCCCTGCTGGATGCCGTCGTGAGCGGTTCTAGTTCTGGGAGATGTTGCTCCACTCGGCGTCATCGAGCCAGCTTTTGGGTTGATGCAGAAACTCAAGGACATGCTCAATGAGAACCACGTGCTTATGCTCCTCATCAGCTAAGAGGCCGAACGCCCGCTTAACTTCAGGGACCTTCTCTTCTTTGGACTTGTCGCGATAGAACTTTTCGGTTTCCCGTTCGATGTCCTGTGCCTTGTTCCAGGCCGCAATGACATCGTCGCCGAATTTCGCGTCAGCTTCGCCTCGGGGCAGTTGCTCGAAGATCGTCTTGGCGCTGGCGAGAATTTGGGTGCCCAGCTCCGACATAGCTTTGGCTTCCTGGATTTCCCCGTCGCGCAGGCGCTTGAAGATTTCGTAGTGCTTGATTTCGTCGCCGGCGAGTTGTAGCCAGATCTTGCGAAGGGCCGGGTGTTTGGTGCGCGAAGCTTCGCTTTCATAAAAATGTTGGCCGTCTTTTTCCATCTTCATCGCGAATTCGAAGACGTTCATAGAAACTCCTTATTCAGAACGGGCAAACTGCCCAATTGTCTGCAACCAGCTGGGCCCGCCCTAACGGCGGACAGATTGCTCACAATATATCCAAAAGAGGAGTGCCGATCAACGATTTCGGGGAAAAATACGGAGTCACCGGTCAATGAAAAACGGCGACAGCGCAGCTAACCAGTGGAGCTGGAAAGGGATCCTATAGCTCGACCTTGGGATTGGCCGGCGAAGCGACGAAAGTGACCGTGATATCCAGAGTTTCGGCCAGCTTCAGGAATAACGCTTTCGGGCGCGGCACGCCGTAGTCATCGAGCTTGATCGGGAATCTGGCGGTCACCGCCAGCATTGGTTTCCCGTCCGCGCCCGTAGTCACGGTCGCTGTTGCTTTGGCTTTGATGGCCTTTGTGACCCCGTGAACCGTGAACTGGCCGGAAACCTCGATCGGAAATGAGGTGCCGGGCGTCATAACAGCGGGCAGCCCGACGACCGACTGCAGTTCGAATTCGACAAAGGGGTACTCGTTGGTCTGCAGGTGCCGCTCGCGCATGTGTTCATCGCGTAGATCAATGCCGGTCTTGAGTGAGGCGGCATCGACGCGCAGCTTGCCCGATACAGGGAAGGCGGGATTGGCCGGGACGAAGTCCAGATAGCCAACAATACTGTGGGTGGTGCCTTCGATGAATTCGAGTTTTGCCTGCGACTCGAAGCGCACCGTGTCGGATTCCGGCGCACCGGCGACATAGAAGCGCTCGGCGCGAAGTTGCAGCGGCGCGGCAAAGACAATAATCGTGGCCAGCAAGGCCGGCATGAGCAGGCGCAAGCGCGTCTTCATTATTCCTCCCATCTTAATTGTCATTGGCGCCCTCGTCGATCCACGTGCGAATCAGCGTTTGCTGGTCAGAGGCGAGCGAATCGCTAAACTGCGGCATGCGGAACTGCAGGCCGATCTCGCGATAGCGGGGGCTGATCGCAATGTAGAGAGCGCTGGATGAAGCATCGCCGGGAATAACCACGCGTCCATGCAGCGAACTGACCCGCATGATATCGGCGTAGGTGGATACTTTAAAGTCGTGCTGGGGATTGATGTCGCCGTGGCAGCTGTTGAATGCGCAGGAGTTGAGCAGAATCGGATGAACATCATCCTTGAATGAAACCGTCAGCAGCGGCGGCGGATTATTGCTGCCGTCGTCAACCACGCGGCCATGATCGACGCAGGAGTTGATCACAAGCACGAGCGATGACAGGAGTGCGCAAGTAGTCAGCAGCAACGGTGGTGCAGAGCGAACAAAGCGAGGAAGCATGATTACGGCCTCAATACGTCACATGAAACTGAATGAAGTAGTCGACTTGATTCTTGCGCGGTCCGGCGCCGATGATCGTCGCTGCTGGGCGGACTTCCACGAACGGAATCGGGAAGCACTCGATCGAGAGCCGCCAGAACTCGTTGGTGCCGGACTTGACGTGCCAGTCGGGGTCGTGGAAATTGTATTCGGCGAGGACGTGCAAGCCATACATGATGCGCGCGGCCAGCTGACCGTAAGCGGTACGTTGCTCGTTGCCCTTGCCGACGGCGCCGACTTCACCCAGCGCGGTCAGGCGGCCATAGGAGAGTCCGCCGAAGGCAGATTTGGCGATGGGGTTGAACCGATAACCGTCCGGCAATTCTTCCGACTGCCGCCACGACACGCCGGTCAGAAACCCCACCGGTCCAACTGCGCCGGCGCGGAAAGAATGGAACGTCAGTACTCGCTGACCTTCCTGAGCATAGAATTCCAGTGTAATATTGGAGCCGTTGAGGAAATTGCCGCCAATGGACAGGCCATCCACGGTCAATTCCGGCGCCAGTAGAGGAACGGTGCGCACATAAGCGTTATGGTCGGGATCGCGCAGGCCGAAGGCCGGGTAGAAGCGGCCGGCCTTGATCCAGTAGTGTTCATCTTTGAATTTGAGCAGCAGATAGCTGTCGCGGACATTGCTCTGGCCGAGCGTCAGATTGTACGAGACGTGTTTCAGCAGTTCGACAGCGAGATACAGGTCAGCCTGCATTTGCAGAGTGCGGCCGGACTCGATGTACAAGGCGCGGTAATCCAGGCCGAACGTCACATTGTCGGAGAGGCGCGGACGCAGTTTGTTCGGTCCGAGCCACTCCTTGGTGGCCTGCAAGCAGCGCTCGTTATAGGCAACGGCAAAATTGCCGAACTCGTTGCGCATGCCGCCGCCGTTGGGGTTGATGTGGCACGAGACACACGGGGTCGCATGCTCGGCCGCCAAACGCGGCAGGCTGTAGAGGGAGATCGAAGTCAAAACGACGGCTACGGCGGCAATAACCAGCAGCAGCCGAAACTGCAAACGCATAGTACCTCGCATCGAGATAAGAATCGCCGACCGGCGATCCGGTTACTTGTATTCAGAGACGAAAGCGGTCGATAATCGTACAACCGCGAGGAGGATATTCCGGTAAATTCCGGAGAATGTCAATCGAAGATTGTCAGAGCTGTCGGGTAGGGACGGAACTTCAAACGCCGGTGTCCAAGCCGGCTTCCAGCAAGCGGGCGAATTCGACTGGAGTCAGCGGCTTGAGCGCAACGGCGATGATGCCGTGGCGGCCCAGATCGAGCCCGCGGAGCGCGGTATCGTCGCCGGTACAGAGAATGATCGGCATTGCGGGGTAGGCAGAGTGAACCTGTGCCGCCAGCTCGATACCGGACGTTTGCGGCATTTTATAGTCAGCAATCAAGAGGTCGAACGGCCGCGGCGCTTCGTGCATCACTCGCAGCGCTTCCGCCGCCGAGTGGGCGACCGCCGAATTATAATTGAGTCGCCGCAACTGAGTTTCCAGAAGACGGGTGATCACTTCCTCGTCATCGACGACCATGACCCAGGGTCGATCGGGAAAAGTTTGTTTGGTCATACAGCCCTCGAGTAGATGGGAGATTCACTCATTGAAAGGATTGCAGGATGTAGTGCGAGAGGTTCACCGGCAACTCTTGCGGTTCGATGGCCCGCACGATCGAGCGGTAATAGTTGCCGACCTCATCGCGCTGGCTGAGATCTACCTCTTCGGCGATTTCGTAAAGCTGAAACATATCCCCGATGATCTTGACCCGCGGCCGGAACAGATCGTGGCGGCTGCGGCCGATCGCCATTGCCAGCCGGCCGTCGTCGAGCAGCAACAGCGTCCCCGGCGGATAGAGCGAGACGGTGCTGATAAAGGCTTTGAGCAGCGTCGGCTCGAATTTGGTGCCGGCCTGCTCCAACATCTTGCGCAACACGTGCTCCGGCGAGACGGCGTCTTTGCGGTAGACGCGTCCCGAGGTCAAAGCGTCAAAGACGTCGCAAATTGCGACGATCTTGCTGTAGAGATTCAGCCGCCGTTGGAATTTGACGTAGGGGTAGCCGCTGCCGTCGAGGTTGAAGTGGTGTTCAAAGGCCACCAGGATTGCCCGGCAGGAGTTCTCGTCGAACGGCATGGTCTTGGCGATGGCGAGCACGCCGTAGGTCGGGTGTTTGCGGACCAAATCCCACTCCGCTTCGTCAAACTCGGTTGGCTTGTTGAGGATTTGCAGGGGCAAGCGCGTCTTGCCGATGTCGTGAAAGAGCGCAGCGAACCCGAGGTTGGCCAATTCCGTCTTATTGAGCTTGATGCTGTTGCCGAGGCAGATCGCATACACACAGACGTTGGTTGAGTGCTTGAAGGTGTACTCATCATGAGCCTGTAGCGCTGTCAGTTCGAGCAGGTAGGCGTCGTCGGAAATAACCTGGTCGACCAGCGAATGGATGACTCGCGAGGTGCGCGTCAAGTCCACCGAACGATTCGCGCCAATGGCCGAAACCACGGACTTAAGATTGCTGATCGCGGAAAAGAAGGCTTTCTTGGCGAACAACCGGCGCTGGCGACTCTGGTCGGCCTGCTCAAGCGACTCCACCATGGGAGGCAGGACTTCGACGAATTCCACACCCGCTTGTTGCCAGCGGCGCAACATTTCGTCGTAACTGTTGACGCCGTCGGCTTCCGCTGCAAGGAGCAGCTTCACCACCTGCCGCAGCCCTTCCGACGTGAAGCCAATATCGAACATGAAGCCGGAGATTCCCAGTTTGCGGAAAAACTCGATCAAATAGACGGCATTCGACTCCAGATCATACTCGGTCCGCAGGCGCACGCCGCAATAGAACAGGTAGTCAGACTGCAGCTGTAACGTCAGATCGCCCAACTGACGGAAATGATCCTGGATCAGGTCGTTCGTGAGCACCAACTGCAGCCTGTAGTTATTGTTATCCGGGTCGTAGATGCGGCACGTCTTAAGAAAGATGCAGAACTGATTGATGAAGTTCTGGCCCAGCAACGAGCATTCCCGTTCCTCGGTCGAGGCAAAGCGTGGAGCGATGATTTGCTCGTCACTCATGACGGCCCCCCAGGCGGCTGTGAAGTTGTTTAAGTGCCCGACGCGCGGCGACGGCAATATTGGTGCGGGCATCCTCACTCAGCCGTTCCAACGCGCCCGGCGTGATGGCGGCATCGGAGAATTGCAGCGCGTGGATCGCGGCCTCCTGCAAGCGTTGCAGCCGCGCTTTCCCGAACAGCCCGCTGCGGCCGGCCAGTTCGACGCAGTAGTTGGCCGCTTCGTCACCGCCGCAGCGGACGAACGCCTCCAGAAATTGCCGTTGATCGGCTGACGTGAAATCAAAAAACTCCTTGCTGCGCACGTACTGGCCCAGCGCCTTGAAAGCGGCGGTGGAGCGATTGAGGCCGAGTTCATTCAGCGCCATGGCGCGCACCCGCTCGACCGGATCCTGCAGCAGCGCCTGCAGCACACCGGCGCCGGGTTCACCACCGATCTTGGCAGCGGCTTTGACGACTTCGGCGCGCACGCGGTTATCGGTGTGTTTGGCGGCTTTTTGCAGATAACTGATAGCCCGTTCGCTTTTCATTTCGCCCAGGACCCAGACGACATTGCGGACCACAAACCAGCGGCTGTCAAAGACCGCGCCGCCCAGGATGTCGAGTTTCTCCGCGCCCCGGAACGCGAGCAAGTCACAGACCATCTTGCGCGCCGGATAGTGGGACAGCTCACCCAGCATCCAGATCAGACTGTTGAGCGATTCCCAGCCGAGCAGGCTGAGATAGCGTCGGACCGGCTCCAGCTCGATCTCCTCGACACGATTCAGTGCCGTGGCAATCATTTTCAGGCGCACGCTGTCGCCGCAGCGCTGTTCGAACTCCACCAGGCGTTTGCGCGCCGCCGGGGAGTCGATCTGTTGCGAGGCATTCAGGCTGCGCACGTGCTCAAGGATCGCGATGAGGATCTCAAACTTGGTGTCGTCGATGAGCCGGTCAAAGGCCGCTTGCAGTGATTCCGTAGTCAGCCGCAAGTCCTGAATGTTGTCGGACTCGGCACACAGCTGTAGCAGGAGTTGTACGACTTCCGTCTTGAGATCCTTACCCCGATCTTCTTCCAGCAGCTGGGCCAGCTTATGCTGTTCCGGCTCCGAGAAGTGCGTAATATCGCCGTAGGCCTGCACGAGGAAGTTCCGGTGCTGTTCGGCCTGGACCTGTGCTTCCGGGCCGGGTTGCGGCCAATTTAATGTTCGTACCGGCTCGACGGCTGCGGCTGCGGTCTTGGGCGCGGACGCCTCCTCACCAAGATCGAGGGCAACTTCGGCTAACTCGCCCGGCTCGAACGTATCGACGACTTCGCAGTGAATGTTGACCAAACCCGCCTGCCAGAACAGATTCACGATATCGGTGCGGGACATTTCGGTGCTCGAACAGACGACGAAGGCGTCGAAGAACGATTCAATCTCCGCTTCCGTTACATTCGGGCGAATTTCCAGGCTGCGGATACCATCCCGGTGCAACAAGTGCGCGATATTGTCGATGCCGACGGCGCCGCGGTATATCGTCTCGCCGTCAACATCGATGGCGTCAAAGCTCACTTGGACGGCCAGGCGGTCGGCGAGCTCAAAGTAGGAACGCAGTTGCTCACGGAAGGCCTGCTTGAATTGGCACGGGATGGGATGCTGCGGCGGATACTGGCGGCTCGCTTTGATGCCGCGCATCAGCCCCAGGAAGAGGTCACGCAAGGCGGCGACTTCTCCCACCGAATAAGCATAGCGGTGGTACTGATGGAGGTTCTCCAAACGCAGTCCTTTCAGGGTCTTATAACGGTTGGATCGTCAAAGCCGGCGGCCGGCTTTAGCGGTGATGGCATCGACAAGAGTCACCGTCCGCCAACACCGCGGTTGGTGGTGGGCAAGGGTCGATTACCTTGATCATGTTTACTTTTGAAGCAGTTGGGCGAGCCTGCCGTCGGCGGCCTTCAGGCGCCGGCGCGCCGATGCGTAGTCAAGATCGAGCAGTCTCATCGCCAGTGCCGTCTTGACCTCGCCGCGGGCGCTGCGCAGCAATCGGCCGGATTCGGCGTAGGAAATTCCCAGCAATTCGACCAGAATTCGTCGCGACCGTTCCACCAGCTTGGCCGAGGTCGCACGCAAATCAACCATCAGGTTGCCGTAGCACTTGCCGATCTGCACCATGGCGGTCGTGGAGATCATGTTCAGGATCAGCTTGCAGGCCGTGCCCGCTTTCATCCGGGTTGACCCGGTCAACACTTCCGGTCCTACGACCGGAGTAATCCAGAAATCAACGAAGTCCGGTCGCTCGTTGGCAGCGTTGCAGACGATGAACGCGGTCGTCGCTCCCGCCTTCTTGGCCTCCGCCAGGACAGTCAGTGGATAAGGGGTCCGGCCGGAAGCGGCGATGCCGATCACGGTATCGCGGCTGGTGAGGCGCTTAGCGCGAATGTCGGCGCGAGCCGCGGAGACGTCGTCTTCAACTCCTTCGCGCGAGCGCACCAGCGTCTGCCGCCCTCCGGCGATGATGCCAGACACCAATCGTGGCGGCACGCCAAAAGTCGGCGGGCACTCAGCGGCGTCAAGCACGCCGAGTCGACCGGAGGTGCCGGCACCCGCATAAATCAGCCGGCCGCCGGAGCGGAAGGACTTCACGACGCTCTCGACGACGGGCGAAATTTGCGGGATAATTCGGGCGACAGCCAAGGGGACCAGTTTGTCCTGAGAATTGATCAGGCGCAGCACTTGAACCGTCGACAGTCGGTCCAGACGCCGTGAGTGCGGATTGCGCGATTCAGTTGTCAGCGAACGCAGGTGATCGAAAAGTCGACGGCCCATTCCTAAATACCGGCGACCGCAGTAATAACCTTGTGCGGTGAAATGTACAGCGCCCCAATCTGTCCGGTGACACCGACGCGGTCAATATTGGGAACAAAAACGCCGGCAGGAATCGCAAACGGCAGAGCCGGAATCGAAAACGGTTCCGCGACACGGGCGACGACCCAGACATTGTAGTTGCCGGTCTGGTAATCGCCTTGAGTTGTCCGGAAGGCGTCACGAGAAATCGTCCCCGGTTGGCCGGAGAAGAGACCGAATTCGCCGCTGGCCGGGTTGGCCGAACTTGCTGGCTTGGTCACGACAAAGTACCCGCCCGGGTAGCCGCGAAAATTCGAAGCGTTCCAGCGAACGTTGACGACGTTGGTCGCCGCAAAGACCTGGTTGCCGGGTAACTGGTCGAAGTCAAAGCTGAAGCTGTCCGGCACAGCAATCAGATACTTAAACTGAAATTGATCGATCGGCGTCGAAATCTCGATTTCGGAGGTATCCGCCAGCAAGTCAGGATCGAGCGTAGCCGTGTAAGTTCCATTCGCGTTGGATTGGACTGACTGCCCGTCGACTTTCAGGATCGCGGAAATGTACGGTGCGTCGTCTTTGGCAAGCTCGAAGTACACGTTGACGAGACCGGTCTCGCCGTTGTGTGCCAGGACGCCGTTGATGACCCAATTGCTCTTGGGGTTACCATCGGTGCTGGTATCGCCGCAAGAGATCAGGCAGGTGGCGGATGCGAGTGCGAGCAGCCCGATCAAGATCAGGCCGGATGCAGGATTATGGAATAGATTCTTCGACATAAGACTCAACTCGGTTAGGCGTTAACTATGACCCCATTATCCGTTTATCGTCACCGTCTGCGCCAAACTGAAACATGAAAACCATTCGCCGCCCGGGCTGGCAACAAAAAACATGGTGGCTGACGGCGCTACGGTCCGGCTGTCGGAAGATGGACGCCGTTGATGATCGCTTCGTCCAATCCGATGTCGCCGTTGTAGATCAGGCCGATACCGCGGGCGTAATACTCTGAATAGGCAGCGTCGTCGTCCAGCGTCGTGCCGTTTTTGAAATAGATCCGGGTTTTCGAGATATAGTCGAGTTGGATGCAGCTGTCGAGTTCGACCAGATTAATGGTGCGCTTGACGTAGCCGCCGAAAGTCAGGGTGCCGGAGATTCGAAATGAATCGGCATCCGAGACGAATCCTTCCGCGACCAGGCCAAGGGAGCTGAACTGGTGCGGTTCGTTCTTGACGAGATTCAGCGGAATGTCGAGCGGCGGATCGAGCCACATGAATCCTTCAAGCAGGTGAACGGCAAACCGCTGGGAATTGACTGTCCAGGCTTGGTCCGTCTCCCCGCCCTTGAGCACGCGCTTGCAGACGACGCCGTCGATGGTCGTATCGCCGTCAACCTGGTAAATGAAATTGCCGGAATTGTAATACCAGATGTCGCCGTCATGCATCGGAAAGTAGGACTCACCGTTGACGATCTGCACCGGTTTAGTCGGCGGAACGCTCTTGTCGTTGCAGCCGGCGGCGAGCCAGAGCAATGCCACTCCGGCAGTTGAAAACAAGGGAAGCGAGAATGGGGACCAGCGATTCATCAAGAATTCCTCAAGAGAGTTGTCGTTTACTGCCAGATTATCGTCATCTCTATTGAACAGACCACAAATTCATTAGTTTCACAATATCTGGGAAGTGCTATCTTGACGTAGCGCGAAGTGAACTAAGGGAGTATATTACGGGATACATGGACAAGTCGCTGTCAGACAAAGTCATCAGCCTGACCAGTCGGCACTTCCGCGGCGCCGTGGGGTTGCGCCGGGCGTTGCATCGGATACCGGAGACCGCCTGGACCGAGTTCAAGACTTCCGCGCTTTTGCGCCGAGAATTAAAGCGGCTTAGAATTCCATTTCGCAGTATCGCCGGTACCGGCATCCTCGCTGAAATCCGCAACGGCAGGGGGCGCTGCGTTGCAATCCGTACCGACATCGACGGTCTGCCGATTACGGAGCAGACCGACTATTCCTTCAAGTCGCTCCATGCTGGCCGAATGCATGCCTGCGGACATGATATGCACATGGCCACCGTCACGACGACAGCCGCCGTCCTCATGCAACTGCGCAGAGAGTACCGCGGCATCATCAAATTGATTTATCAACCGGCCGAGGAGTCGCCGCCCGGGGGTGCCCAGGCTCTGGTAAGAGAAGGCGTGCTTGAAAACCCGAAAGTTGACATGATCTTCGGGCTGCACGTCGACCCGCACCGGCGCGCCGGACGTGTCGGCATTCGTCCCGGCACCATGTGCGCCGGAACGCTGGATTTTGACATTACGATTCGCGGGACGGGCGGCCATGGAGCCTATCCGCATCTGACTCACGATCCGATCGCCGCGGCGGCGCAGGTTATCGCCGGACTGCAGACAATTGTGGCACGAGAAGTGAGTCCCTTTGAACCCGCAGTCGTCACCGTGGGTAAGATTGAAAGCGGGACTGCGCGGAATGTCATACCTGATATCTGCCGGGTGGAAGGAACAGCCCGGTCATTAACGGAGAAACACTTGCGATTCCTTGCGCGCCGAATCGAGGCGATCACGGTGAAAACCTGCAGAGCCCATAACTGCGTGGCCGATCTCACATTCACCTGGGGTTATCCGCCCCTGGTGAATGCCGACGAGACAAATCGCGTTCTGCGCGCTGCCGCTCAGAGTCTTTATGGTGCGAGCATCCTGAGTCCGGTGCGCACACCCTCGATGGGCGGCGAAGATTTCGCACATTACGTCAACGCGGTTCCCGGCGCAAAGTTCTGGCTCGGCGTGAGGAATGAGGCTATCGGCGCGACCTACGGGCTGCATCACCCTTCATTCAAGGCTGACGAAACGGCCATGAAGACCGGAATCTCCGTGTTGGCAAAGGCGGCACTTGACGTCCTTAACGCATAGATTCGGCTTGCTGGCGGTCCTGGTGTTCGTGACTGCGGCGGGACTGCACGCGCAACGGATTTACCGCTTCTATCAGCCCGGTGACTGGGTGAGTTTTACAAATTCGCGCTTCGTCACGGGGATCGCGCGCGGTTTCAACACCATCTACTTCGCTACTACGGGTGGTATTCTGCGCTACGACAAGATCAACGAGCGCTGGCTCGACCCGATCACGGTTTCGGACGGCCTGCCCGACAATCGCATCCGCCGATTCGCCGTCGACCGAATGACCGACGAGATCTGGGTGGATACACCGGTCGGCGCGAGCTACTACAATCCGACGTTTGAGGATTGGTCAACTGTGATCAATTTCCCGGTGGAGAAAGTCCAGCCGACGGCGTTTACGGCGGTCGATATGCCGCAGCTCTTCACGCCGCCCGGCTATTCGTTTTTTGTGCCGAATATCCTGACTGATCGCAACCTCCTCGAATATCGGATCACCCAGATGCTCCGCGATGACAACAACCTCGCCTGGATGGGCGTCTGGGGACTGGGGCCGGCTCTGGCAGACTTGACAATCAGCAATCTCGAGATCATGCCGCAAGGACCGTATGACGACGATGTGGCGGATCTCGACATCGACGCCAACGAAATGTGGTTCCTCGGCGGCGGGCAGGGTTTGCCGGGAACGATCAGCTACTACGACCGCGACGACGACCACTGGGAGTACTTTGATGCCCGCCGCGACCGCGGTATAATCTCCGACCAGTTCTACACCGTGACGCATGATCGCAAATCGGTGTGGATTGGCACCGAACTCGGCCTGGTGCGGATGGATCGACGCGCGCACACCTTCCAGTCGTATTCGCCGTTTGATGGTCTCTCGGGTGAACGGGTGACGGCGTTGCACTCGATCAAGAATAACCTGCTGATCGGAACGAACGAAGGAATTACGATCTTTGACTATGTTCGCGACACGCTCTATGCTGCCAATACCGATCTGACGGCGCGATTGACGGTGTTTGATTTCGACCAGCGTGACTCGACCATTTTCGCCGCAACTGATATCGGCGTCCTGTCGCTGACCTGGGGCGGCAGCACCTGGAAACGGATGCTGTTCGACGCGCCGTACCTGCGCGCCCCGGTGTACGACATTCAGGTCGTGGATTCTCTGCTCTTTACCGTCGGCGATGATGGCGTCGTGATTGTCAACCTGAATGACTACAGCTACACGGTCCACGACCGCGCGACGGTATTTCGTAATGCGACGCTGACGACGCTGTTGGTGGATGAGGGCATAATCTGGGTCGGAGGGCGTGATGGTCTGTATCGATTCAACGCCGCGAAGGGAAGCTGGTATCGCTACACGACCAGCGACGGACTGATCTCGCTCGAGGTCCGAAGTCTGGCGGCTGACGGCGACTACATCTGGATCGGTACTGATCGCGGCGCCACCCGCTTCTTCTGGAAGAATTTCGACCGCAGCGACTGGTTGCAGTAGTAATAGTTGATTGACAATGTGCAGTGTTCTCTTTATCTGCTTACGACGGAGGGGTGCGGCCTGAGTTGTGGTTGTTCTTTTAGGCAACTTGAAGCGGCTCAAGTCAGTAGATAGGGACATGGGGTAGCCGGGAGCAACGGGCTGCCCGGCAGAGAGCGGGATCAAAAGCCAGATAATGACGGTGCGACATCTCCATAGAATAATAATGTTTGGGCCCTCGCATTGGGGTGTTGCCGCCTGCAGTGCGCCATTCGTCAAGTCGGGTTGGCTGCGCACGTTCGTAGCCGTTGCAGTACTACTGTCGGTCGTCGCATGCGGCAGTGCTGTGGCCGCCGATCCGGACATCTTTGTCGCCCAAAGTCTCTCGCCTGAAGGAAAGGTGATATTATCGCGACCGCTCCAGTTTGACGGAGTCGGCTCGTGCGAGCTGATGGTCTTGACCCGCGAGCAGGCGCGGGGGCGCCGGCTGCTGCTCTTTCATGAGGCTTCCGCGCGCAGTTTCGAGCCGACGCCGGCGCTCGCCGTGGACGTTCCACGGTCAGTGTTTGCCGTCGAGACCATCGACATCGATAATGACCGTCGCGACGAAATCGTGCTTCTGGGCCTGGAGTCGATTCACGTCATCGATTTTGACGACGGGGGCTTTGCCGCGCCGATCAAGGAGGCTGCCCGGTTCGACCGGCTGTTTGCCGTGCCGCCGCCGGAATTCGTGGCGGACTATAGCTTCATGTTTGACTTGAATTCAGACCGGATGCTCGAGGCGGTCGTTCCCTGCTGGGATGGGATCCGCGTACTCAAGAAGGATCGCACGGGCTACACGTTGGTAAAGTCAATCACGGTGGAGCACCGTTGCGCCGGGCTGATGACCGGAAATCTGTTAAGCGAACCGGGCACGGGCGATTTCGCGGTGAGTCTGCCAACGATTGCCGTCCAGGACCTGAACACTGATCGCACCAACGACATCTTGGTGGCCTCCGGCAGCGGTTTGTCGGTTTGCCACCAGGTCGGGGACATGCAATTCGATAGCGTACCGAACCAGGTCCTCGAGGTCAGGGCCGTGTTCCTTGAGAACCTGCGGTTCACCTCGTGGGGGCTGGCCGACCTCAACAATGACAAGGTGATCGATTACTGCCGTGTTTTCACTCAAGGGAAACA
This portion of the Candidatus Zixiibacteriota bacterium genome encodes:
- a CDS encoding ferritin family protein, which gives rise to MKMEKDGQHFYESEASRTKHPALRKIWLQLAGDEIKHYEIFKRLRDGEIQEAKAMSELGTQILASAKTIFEQLPRGEADAKFGDDVIAAWNKAQDIERETEKFYRDKSKEEKVPEVKRAFGLLADEEHKHVVLIEHVLEFLHQPKSWLDDAEWSNISQN
- a CDS encoding YceI family protein, with the protein product MKTRLRLLMPALLATIIVFAAPLQLRAERFYVAGAPESDTVRFESQAKLEFIEGTTHSIVGYLDFVPANPAFPVSGKLRVDAASLKTGIDLRDEHMRERHLQTNEYPFVEFELQSVVGLPAVMTPGTSFPIEVSGQFTVHGVTKAIKAKATATVTTGADGKPMLAVTARFPIKLDDYGVPRPKALFLKLAETLDITVTFVASPANPKVEL
- a CDS encoding response regulator; this encodes MTKQTFPDRPWVMVVDDEEVITRLLETQLRRLNYNSAVAHSAAEALRVMHEAPRPFDLLIADYKMPQTSGIELAAQVHSAYPAMPIILCTGDDTALRGLDLGRHGIIAVALKPLTPVEFARLLEAGLDTGV
- a CDS encoding HD-GYP domain-containing protein produces the protein MPAPILPSPRVGHLNNFTAAWGAVMSDEQIIAPRFASTEERECSLLGQNFINQFCIFLKTCRIYDPDNNNYRLQLVLTNDLIQDHFRQLGDLTLQLQSDYLFYCGVRLRTEYDLESNAVYLIEFFRKLGISGFMFDIGFTSEGLRQVVKLLLAAEADGVNSYDEMLRRWQQAGVEFVEVLPPMVESLEQADQSRQRRLFAKKAFFSAISNLKSVVSAIGANRSVDLTRTSRVIHSLVDQVISDDAYLLELTALQAHDEYTFKHSTNVCVYAICLGNSIKLNKTELANLGFAALFHDIGKTRLPLQILNKPTEFDEAEWDLVRKHPTYGVLAIAKTMPFDENSCRAILVAFEHHFNLDGSGYPYVKFQRRLNLYSKIVAICDVFDALTSGRVYRKDAVSPEHVLRKMLEQAGTKFEPTLLKAFISTVSLYPPGTLLLLDDGRLAMAIGRSRHDLFRPRVKIIGDMFQLYEIAEEVDLSQRDEVGNYYRSIVRAIEPQELPVNLSHYILQSFQ
- a CDS encoding HEAT repeat domain-containing protein — protein: MENLHQYHRYAYSVGEVAALRDLFLGLMRGIKASRQYPPQHPIPCQFKQAFREQLRSYFELADRLAVQVSFDAIDVDGETIYRGAVGIDNIAHLLHRDGIRSLEIRPNVTEAEIESFFDAFVVCSSTEMSRTDIVNLFWQAGLVNIHCEVVDTFEPGELAEVALDLGEEASAPKTAAAAVEPVRTLNWPQPGPEAQVQAEQHRNFLVQAYGDITHFSEPEQHKLAQLLEEDRGKDLKTEVVQLLLQLCAESDNIQDLRLTTESLQAAFDRLIDDTKFEILIAILEHVRSLNASQQIDSPAARKRLVEFEQRCGDSVRLKMIATALNRVEEIELEPVRRYLSLLGWESLNSLIWMLGELSHYPARKMVCDLLAFRGAEKLDILGGAVFDSRWFVVRNVVWVLGEMKSERAISYLQKAAKHTDNRVRAEVVKAAAKIGGEPGAGVLQALLQDPVERVRAMALNELGLNRSTAAFKALGQYVRSKEFFDFTSADQRQFLEAFVRCGGDEAANYCVELAGRSGLFGKARLQRLQEAAIHALQFSDAAITPGALERLSEDARTNIAVAARRALKQLHSRLGGRHE
- the murQ gene encoding N-acetylmuramic acid 6-phosphate etherase → MGRRLFDHLRSLTTESRNPHSRRLDRLSTVQVLRLINSQDKLVPLAVARIIPQISPVVESVVKSFRSGGRLIYAGAGTSGRLGVLDAAECPPTFGVPPRLVSGIIAGGRQTLVRSREGVEDDVSAARADIRAKRLTSRDTVIGIAASGRTPYPLTVLAEAKKAGATTAFIVCNAANERPDFVDFWITPVVGPEVLTGSTRMKAGTACKLILNMISTTAMVQIGKCYGNLMVDLRATSAKLVERSRRILVELLGISYAESGRLLRSARGEVKTALAMRLLDLDYASARRRLKAADGRLAQLLQK
- a CDS encoding amidohydrolase — translated: MDKSLSDKVISLTSRHFRGAVGLRRALHRIPETAWTEFKTSALLRRELKRLRIPFRSIAGTGILAEIRNGRGRCVAIRTDIDGLPITEQTDYSFKSLHAGRMHACGHDMHMATVTTTAAVLMQLRREYRGIIKLIYQPAEESPPGGAQALVREGVLENPKVDMIFGLHVDPHRRAGRVGIRPGTMCAGTLDFDITIRGTGGHGAYPHLTHDPIAAAAQVIAGLQTIVAREVSPFEPAVVTVGKIESGTARNVIPDICRVEGTARSLTEKHLRFLARRIEAITVKTCRAHNCVADLTFTWGYPPLVNADETNRVLRAAAQSLYGASILSPVRTPSMGGEDFAHYVNAVPGAKFWLGVRNEAIGATYGLHHPSFKADETAMKTGISVLAKAALDVLNA